Proteins from a genomic interval of Rhizoctonia solani chromosome 12, complete sequence:
- a CDS encoding Retrotransposon-derived protein PEG10, which produces MATRSRSSARPQSPLDQGELGPTLPATAVESTSLEPEVYGEVSLSRAISLILGLQNQVLRLERELEETKEATKEARDWMGAVNQALTRIEARGGAPHTPEDRKPPAVEATPRPLPKTDTFPAPSAPLVAWANPTKAPPAFAQPTPVRAPPRGYTPPPPSPIRLRSPQVPQPAAPVATYQTPVKVDHPDAYTGKIGNEARQWLTRMLAWVRLNQRMFPTNQETLSFLLMNMKDVAGAWAHPHLDQLGSHRALIQSVDDFRTEFLAAFGNPDATRAAERQITNLTQTGTCAEYITKFRTIAMDLDWNDAALCGQFARGLHWEVSRLIATRERRPTTLLELQNAALVIDNALCEERASHPPKGNKSGTSNTTPNRGASTGQQATRPGRLSSDPNFVSKEERNRRRAEGLCIKCGKLGHKFAECRTGWKATPKEEGVKKEAAKIGKESGPEPGKD; this is translated from the coding sequence atggcaacccgctcccggagcTCCGCTCgtccccaatcccctctcgatcaaggagagctgggacccactcttccggcaaccgcCGTTGAGTCAACAAGCCTCGAACCCGAGGTCTACGGGGAAGTTTCCCTCAGCCgagcaatctccctcatcttgggattgcaaaaccaagtcctccggctcgagcgggaactcgaggaaacaaaagaagcaaccaaggaagcccgagactggatgggcgcagtcaatcaagccctcactcgcatcgaggctaggggtggagccccacacacaccagaagaccggaaacctccggcagtcgaggccacgcccaggcccctaccaAAAACCGACActtttccagcgcctagtgcgcccctcgtCGCCTGGGCCAACCCAACCAAAGCTCCCCCTGCCTTTGCGCAGCCAACCCCAGTCCGAGCCCCCCCGAGAggctatactccccctccgcctTCGCCTATCCGGCTCCgttccccccaagtccctcaaccagcggcccctgtagccACTTACCAAACCCCGGTCAAGGTAGatcaccctgacgcctacaCCGGGAAGATAGGGAATgaagcccgccaatggcttacaaggatgttggcatgggtacgtctgaatcagcggatgttcccaaccaatcaggagACCCTGTcgttcctcctgatgaacatgaaggacgtcGCGGGAGCATGGGCTCATCCCCACCTCGatcaactagggtcccacagggccttaATCCAATCAGTTGACGACTTTAggacggagttcttggctgcattcGGTAACCCGGATGCTACGCGAGCCGCTGAGCGGCAAATCACcaaccttactcagacaggcacttgtgctgagtacatcactaagttcaggaccattgccatggacctggactggaacgacgccgccctttgtgggcaattcgcacgtggcctccactgggaggtcagccgtctCATTGCCACCCGAGAACGGCGCCccaccaccctccttgagctgcagaacgcagctctggtcattgataacgccctcTGTGAGGAacgcgccagccacccgcctaagggtaataagtctggcacCTCCAacaccacccccaataggggggcgagtaccggccaacaggccaccagaccagggcgcctctccagcGACCCCAACTTcgtctccaaggaggagcgtaaccgccgcagggctgaaggcctttgcatcaaatgcggtaagTTGGGCcacaaatttgcggaatgccgcactggctggaaagccacacccaaggaggaaggggtcaaaaaggaagccgccaagattggcaaagagtctggacccgaaccgggaaaagactaa